The nucleotide sequence CGCTTGTCGGATCTGAGCTACCCATCCGGAGTTTTGACCATTCTTTCGCTGGGAGGGCAGGTTAGGGGATTTCGTCAACGACATCGCGCAAATCGTCAGTGTCGACCCATTCGTAGGCCTGTGAACCTGTAAGGAGGAGTTCGACGTGAGAGGCACCCATCCCGTTATCGTATTTTTCGCGTTCAGTGTCATCGTCCGGGTAGCGACGTTTCAGCACCCACGCCTTCTCCCGGTACAATGGTGCGAACAGCAGGCCAAGTTCCCAGACGTAGCCGCCGTCGAAGTCTTCGACCACCGCGACGATATGGGTAGCCATCCCACAGAGAATGTCGAAGACGCGGGTCCACAGCCGGATCTCCTCGGGTGGGAGCCCGAAATCCTCGAGTTGTGCGGCGACGGCCGGTGGACCCGTCCGCCCGTCGAGGCGTTCGTAGACGAGTTGCCGCCGCGAGGCGGCACCCGTATCACCACCCGCACCGGCCACTAGATACCGCCGCTCGTGACTCTTGAGGTCATCCAGTAGGTCACCGTTGAGAATGTCTTTGACGCGCTGGTGCTCACTCGGTGTGAGCTGAATCTCTGTCAGCCCCTCCAGAATCTCATCTTCATCCGGAATCTCGTCACCACCACCTCGCTCGAACAGACCGTCGCCGCTACGCATCGAATTGGCATGGTACCGCTGAGTATATCAATTGTGGTGTCTCAGTCTAACCACTGTGGAATTAGTTGTGGTACTACCTGTGCTGAGCTGCGAATAGTTTATGATGCTGACCCGCGAAGGGGATAATATGAAGCCGGAGATAGACGATGGGGACGTATCTAGCAAGGCGGGGACCGGCGGGACTGAGGGGCTTGATGCGTGGCGCGCGTTGCAAAAGGCGACAGACAAGAAGCGCGCCGATATCCTCGCGGACATCGTTGGGCACCCCGAGGGGATGCCGAGCGTTGAGGAACTCGACTACATGAACCCACCGCTCAGTGAGGACGCGATCCGCCGACACTTACAGGAGCTGGTAGATGTCGGCGTCGTCCAGGAACGGGCCTTCGAGGCCGGCAACCGACTCCGGGACTACCCGTACAAGTTCTACGAACTTACCGACGCGGCGCGTGACTTATTCGACCGGAACGGCCTGTTTCCGGAGGATGCCTGGCAACGCCAGTACCAGGCCGTCGAAAAAACCGCGCGTATCCGCGAGATCGAGACGATGCCCCGCCCTGAATCATAACTGGCGTATAGCATATTACATACTCTCAACCTTCCCGCCGAAGAGAGGTCCGGGTTGCACCCCTCACTCCTCAGACCGTAGCGACTCCCCGAACTCCTCGTGGAATTCGTTGATGACCCGCCCGAGCGACGACTGAAGTGCGAATTCGGCGTCCTCTTTGGCTTCGAGGAGATGCTCCCGCTGTTTTCCCGAATGCTCGTCTGCCATACTCTCTAATTCGCGTGCGAGTGCCTCAACAGTGTCCTCGTCGTTGAGCGAATCGTACGTTCGAAAGACGTCTTTGAGGGCTCGCTTGGCCGACTGCCTGACGCGTCCGTCGCCGTCGGTGATGGCCTCCAGCAGGAACCCACAGAGGGCGTCAGTCTGGTTTCGAATGCCCGCCTCCTCTGCGCCTATCGACCGGTCCTCGTTATTGAGGGCAGCCACCGCCACAATCCCCGGTACGAGCTGGTCCGCGACGCGGACGACGGACTGGCGGACATACCCGTCAGCAGTCGCTGTATACAGCCAAGTCAACTCCTCGAAGCACACGTCGAAAAGCTCGCTCCGTTCCTCTATGCTCATCTCTTTGATATCGTCGATCACCTCGTTGACACGGTCCGGCTCACTCGATTCAAGAGCCGCCGAAAACTCTGCCCACTGCTGGTTCATATCCGTAGCTACTGGCGAGACGTACATAATCGGTGGGGGCTCCAACACGGCGATTGGTCGAATCACCCTTCTGCCCGAAGACACCTCACCGGATGTGATCGATCGACCCGAGACCCGGAACAACAGCGAGGCGCTCCCGGGCCTCGGTATCGGTCAGTGGAAGATCGAATTCCATGGTCGCGCCGACGGTAACAACCGTCGCCGAGAGCTTCGGCTCGATGCTGTACAACTCGTCGATTGTGACCTCGGCGGTACCTGTGGCTTGCGAGAGGCGCTTCTCGGCGTCGGTAACGAGGTCACCCTCTGCCCCGCACGGAATGCGGATCGTCACGACAGCAGTCGTCGTCGCTACGGGATCGTCGTCGTTGGTGAGTACCATCGTGTCACCTCTGGTGGGGAGCGTCACGCGGGCTGATCCCACGAGCTCTGCTCCGAGTGCGCGAGGGACGATTCGAACGTCCGTCTCGGTCTTGGCACGACCGCGTGATTCCGGACTACACCACTCACGCATATTGGAGAAAGAGAAACGGACGGCACTATCTTGATTTAGCGAGAGAACCGCGCCGCTCACGGGACGGAGAATGTCACGCTGGCTCAACCGCTTCAATTTCATCGATAACCTGCATCGGGTCCTCAGCGTGCTCGATGAACGTCAGGACGTTCTCCGACCAGCCAGAGACGTTGTAGACGTTCTCGTAGCCTTCTGGCGTAACGAGATCGCCATAGGACGCAAGATCTACGAGATACAATGCGGTCTCTGACGCGACTGCATCGCGGTAGGCGTCGAATTCTGCTTTGACCGTTCGGTCGTCACGGGCGACGAAGGGTGTGCTGTCCCAAATCTGCATGTCCGTGAAGATGACGATCCGCTCGACAGTTGTCTTTCGTTCCCGAAGGAATTCCAGTGCCTTCCAGCCGTTCGTAGAATCCCCGACCTCCTCATCGATACCGAGTACTGTCTGTTGGCGCTGCAGCACCGGTGTCTCAGGGTGCATCGACACGGTCCGGAAATTGTCACCGAACCCACCGACCCGTGCACCTTGTTCGGCCAGGATCGCGCCGAACAGCGCGCCGACTTCCTTCAGTCGGAGTGTACTGTTCCGTGACAGCGGCTGATCCATTGATCCCGAGAGATCCACGGCGACGAACGTCTGCCCGAGGCCGTCAGGCACCTTCCCGACAGCGACGTCGATCGCGTCCTCCAGCCATCGCTCGACCATCGGTGCCTGTACATCCGATTCCTGAAGCGCGGTGTACGCCTGGTAATACCGGAACGGGTACAGCGGCGCGTACCGGACT is from Salinirussus salinus and encodes:
- a CDS encoding ArsR family transcriptional regulator, which gives rise to MKPEIDDGDVSSKAGTGGTEGLDAWRALQKATDKKRADILADIVGHPEGMPSVEELDYMNPPLSEDAIRRHLQELVDVGVVQERAFEAGNRLRDYPYKFYELTDAARDLFDRNGLFPEDAWQRQYQAVEKTARIREIETMPRPES